A region of Candidatus Zixiibacteriota bacterium DNA encodes the following proteins:
- a CDS encoding sulfide/dihydroorotate dehydrogenase-like FAD/NAD-binding protein produces the protein GPLGLPSHVENWGTACVIGGGIGIAPIYPIAQAYKEAGNKLHTIIGARNKKLLFYEHEHAAVADKLHVCTDDGSYGHHGFVSAVLKGLLDGGEKTDMVMAIGPVPMMRVVANLTKEYDVPTWVSLNPLMVDGTGMCGGCRVKIGDETKFACVDGPDFDGHQVDFALLSSRLAAYKEQERAAMKRLLEDPDCRLTKAVKAFEYPD, from the coding sequence TCGGCCCGCTGGGGTTGCCGTCGCATGTAGAGAACTGGGGCACGGCCTGTGTAATCGGCGGCGGAATTGGCATCGCGCCGATCTATCCCATCGCCCAAGCCTACAAAGAAGCGGGCAACAAGCTGCACACCATTATCGGTGCCCGGAACAAGAAACTGCTCTTCTACGAACATGAGCACGCCGCTGTTGCCGACAAGCTGCACGTCTGTACCGATGATGGTTCTTACGGCCATCACGGGTTTGTCTCTGCTGTTTTGAAGGGGCTGCTCGATGGGGGCGAGAAGACTGATATGGTGATGGCGATCGGCCCGGTCCCGATGATGCGGGTGGTCGCCAACCTAACCAAAGAGTATGATGTCCCCACCTGGGTTTCGTTGAATCCACTGATGGTCGATGGCACCGGTATGTGCGGGGGATGCCGGGTCAAGATCGGCGACGAGACCAAGTTTGCCTGTGTGGACGGTCCCGATTTCGATGGCCACCAGGTTGACTTCGCACTTCTGTCGTCCCGACTTGCAGCCTACAAAGAACAGGAGCGGGCGGCTATGAAGCGGCTGCTCGAG